A genomic segment from Alteribacillus bidgolensis encodes:
- a CDS encoding cation:proton antiporter translates to MEELDLHHIFSLGLILVMIAAGITAVAKKFKQPYPIALVVVGTIIGLINIPVLNPLIQVITEGEVFNFIVITLFLPALLGEAALKLPFSHLNKNKKPILALVLIGILLSFMIIGFSSMWLLHFTIPAAFVFAAVMSATDPVSVLSIFKTVGVPDRLATVIEGESLFNDGLAVVLFNISAFSLLSYLDLGWAGAGYGLWEFIKVVSLGFIIGGTLGYVFSLLTKYFDDYPLEIIFSIILFYGSFLLAETFHASGVIAVVVSALILGNYGAKIGMSPATKLNINNFWDVAALLANSLVFLMVGLEITRIDIMEKWGLIFTAILIVLAARSVAVYTSLWFIKKVPSSWMHILNWGGLKGSLSIALVLSLPRDFTGREEVLIMAFSVVLFSLVGQGLTIKPLISWLGVNKKEEGHKEFEELIARVYRFKNATLEIVKVKENLYMTEAVTKEILEQYQQKITESQDKMEMLFRKHSELKQKQQITLRKHSLYAQHEAIGRLLKEDIISSEVGEKEQDIITNKLVELESE, encoded by the coding sequence ATGGAGGAATTAGATTTACATCACATCTTTTCATTAGGCCTTATTTTAGTCATGATTGCAGCGGGTATTACCGCTGTGGCAAAAAAATTTAAACAGCCTTACCCTATCGCGCTTGTCGTTGTAGGAACCATTATTGGACTGATAAACATACCGGTATTAAACCCTCTAATTCAAGTTATCACAGAAGGGGAAGTTTTTAATTTTATTGTGATTACTTTATTTTTACCCGCGTTACTAGGTGAAGCAGCATTGAAACTCCCGTTCTCACATTTAAATAAAAATAAAAAGCCTATTCTAGCTCTAGTATTAATTGGAATCCTTTTATCATTTATGATTATTGGTTTTTCATCCATGTGGCTGTTGCATTTCACTATTCCGGCAGCCTTTGTGTTTGCAGCAGTCATGAGTGCTACAGACCCGGTCAGTGTCCTCTCGATTTTTAAGACCGTTGGTGTTCCCGATAGACTTGCAACAGTGATTGAAGGGGAAAGTTTATTTAATGATGGTCTGGCCGTAGTTCTTTTTAATATATCAGCTTTTTCTCTGCTCTCCTACCTGGACCTTGGCTGGGCAGGGGCAGGTTATGGATTATGGGAATTCATTAAAGTGGTTTCACTCGGTTTTATTATTGGAGGAACCTTGGGGTATGTATTTTCACTCTTGACGAAATACTTTGATGATTACCCGTTGGAAATTATCTTCAGTATCATTCTTTTTTACGGGTCCTTCTTACTCGCTGAAACCTTCCATGCATCTGGTGTTATTGCTGTTGTGGTGTCAGCACTTATTTTAGGAAATTACGGAGCGAAAATTGGAATGAGTCCTGCCACCAAGTTGAATATTAATAACTTTTGGGACGTAGCTGCATTACTTGCTAACTCCCTTGTCTTTTTAATGGTAGGTTTAGAAATTACACGAATAGACATTATGGAGAAGTGGGGGCTTATATTTACAGCCATTCTAATTGTACTTGCAGCCAGGAGTGTGGCAGTGTACACAAGCTTATGGTTTATCAAAAAAGTACCTAGCTCATGGATGCATATTTTAAATTGGGGCGGTTTAAAGGGGTCCTTATCCATCGCGTTGGTTCTGAGTCTGCCAAGAGATTTTACAGGCAGAGAAGAAGTGTTGATTATGGCTTTTAGTGTGGTGTTATTTTCATTAGTTGGCCAGGGTCTAACGATTAAACCGCTCATCTCTTGGTTAGGGGTAAATAAAAAAGAAGAGGGACATAAAGAATTTGAAGAACTGATAGCACGCGTGTATCGATTTAAAAATGCTACCTTAGAAATAGTCAAAGTAAAAGAGAATTTGTACATGACAGAAGCTGTAACAAAAGAAATACTCGAACAATACCAACAAAAAATTACCGAATCACAAGATAAAATGGAAATGCTTTTTCGAAAACATTCAGAACTAAAACAAAAACAGCAGATCACGTTAAGAAAACATTCTTTGTATGCTCAGCATGAAGCCATTGGGCGCTTATTAAAAGAAGACATTATTTCTAGTGAAGTAGGGGAAAAGGAACAGGACATTATTACAAACAAACTGGTTGAATTAGAGAGTGAGTAA
- a CDS encoding TetR/AcrR family transcriptional regulator, which yields MNSNKKMDTSEKIMMAAIDLMAEHGYNGVSTQEIAIRAGFSEKTLFRHFQSKQNLLETAFNRYHYAEEMKDLFMKKIVWDLHTDLFMICRSYHRIMYQNRKLIKISAKVGDTLPGFREKTHEHPQQLKEFLTGYFEEMNKKGKIIETDFESKAIAFLYMNFGTAMGRMNNDPILTNIPIETFIKESVSIFTRALTP from the coding sequence ATGAATAGTAATAAAAAGATGGATACTTCTGAAAAGATTATGATGGCAGCAATCGATCTTATGGCGGAACATGGGTACAACGGAGTATCTACGCAAGAAATTGCAATCAGGGCTGGATTTAGTGAAAAAACGCTGTTTCGGCACTTTCAAAGCAAACAAAACTTATTAGAGACCGCCTTTAATCGTTATCATTATGCTGAAGAAATGAAAGACTTGTTTATGAAAAAAATCGTATGGGATCTTCATACGGACTTGTTCATGATTTGTCGCAGCTATCATAGGATTATGTATCAGAATCGAAAATTGATCAAAATTAGTGCTAAGGTGGGTGATACTCTCCCAGGATTTCGCGAAAAAACACATGAACACCCTCAGCAGTTAAAAGAGTTCTTAACAGGATACTTTGAAGAAATGAATAAAAAGGGAAAGATCATTGAAACAGATTTTGAAAGCAAAGCCATTGCATTTTTGTATATGAATTTTGGTACAGCGATGGGCAGGATGAACAATGATCCCATACTCACTAATATCCCTATCGAAACTTTCATTAAAGAAAGTGTTTCGATCTTTACTAGGGCTTTAACCCCCTAG